A portion of the Nitratidesulfovibrio termitidis HI1 genome contains these proteins:
- the pta gene encoding phosphate acetyltransferase gives MANNLYITATESKSGKSAVVLGMMQLLLRDIRKVAFFRPIINRPVTEAVDHDTNLILTHFNLDIPVADTYAYSLQDARELINNGQHASLLENILKKYKQLEDSYDFVLCEGTDFLGKDAAFEFDLNADIAANLGCPVMVVANGQQKTANEIIASTQLTIDLLDEKGLDIVAAVINRASVSDAERDVVISSLECKVNCSNPLAVYVVPEEPTLGKPTMGDVKKWLNAQVLYGHGRMDTLVDDYVIAAMQIGNFLDYVTPGCLVITPGDRSDIILTGLATRLSGAYPDISGMLLTGGIQPAPNVHRLIEGWTGVPIPILSVKDHTYKTIQTLNELYGKIEPDNDRKIATALGLFERSVDSQELGRRLINRKSSRITPMMFEFNLIERAKQNRMRIVLPEGVEERVLRAADILARREVADIILLGDADKVGSKVSELGLDLDGVQIIQPNLSPKFEEYAQAYFELRKHKGISIERARDTMNDVTYFGTMMVHKGDAEGMVSGSINTTAHTIRPAFEFIKTKPGFSIVSSVFLMCLKDRVLAFGDCAVNPNPTAEQLAEIAINAAHTARIFGIEPRVAMLSYSTGSSGKGADVEKVIEATRIAKERAPELLLEGPLQYDAAIDMDVARTKLPGSQVAGRATVFIFPDLNTGNNTYKAVQRAAGAVAIGPVLQGLNKPVNDLSRGCTVPDIVNTVAITAIQAQAEKGLI, from the coding sequence ATGGCCAACAATCTGTACATCACCGCGACGGAATCAAAGAGCGGCAAGTCCGCCGTGGTGCTCGGCATGATGCAGCTATTGCTGCGCGACATCCGCAAGGTCGCCTTCTTCCGCCCCATCATCAACCGACCGGTCACGGAAGCGGTGGACCACGACACCAACCTCATCCTGACCCACTTCAATCTCGACATCCCCGTGGCCGACACCTACGCCTATTCGCTGCAGGACGCCCGGGAGCTGATCAACAACGGTCAGCACGCCTCGCTGCTTGAAAACATCCTGAAGAAGTACAAGCAGCTGGAAGACAGCTACGACTTCGTGCTCTGCGAGGGCACCGATTTTCTGGGCAAGGATGCCGCCTTCGAGTTCGACCTGAACGCCGACATCGCCGCCAACCTCGGCTGCCCGGTGATGGTGGTGGCCAACGGCCAGCAGAAGACCGCCAACGAAATCATCGCCTCCACCCAGCTGACCATCGACCTGCTGGACGAAAAGGGCCTGGACATCGTGGCCGCCGTGATCAACCGCGCCTCGGTCTCCGACGCCGAGCGCGACGTGGTCATCAGCAGCCTGGAATGCAAGGTCAACTGCTCCAACCCCCTGGCCGTGTACGTGGTGCCCGAGGAACCCACCCTGGGCAAGCCCACCATGGGCGACGTGAAGAAGTGGCTGAACGCCCAGGTGCTGTACGGCCACGGCCGCATGGATACCCTGGTTGACGACTACGTCATCGCCGCCATGCAGATCGGCAACTTCCTCGACTACGTCACCCCCGGGTGCCTCGTGATCACCCCCGGCGACCGTTCGGACATCATCCTCACCGGCCTTGCCACCCGCCTTTCCGGCGCCTACCCCGACATTTCGGGCATGCTGCTGACCGGCGGCATCCAGCCCGCGCCCAACGTGCACCGCCTCATCGAAGGCTGGACCGGGGTGCCCATTCCCATCCTGTCGGTGAAGGACCACACCTACAAGACCATCCAGACCCTGAACGAACTCTACGGCAAGATCGAACCGGACAACGACCGCAAGATCGCCACCGCCCTCGGCCTGTTCGAGCGCAGCGTGGACAGCCAGGAACTGGGCCGCCGCCTGATCAACCGCAAGTCCAGCCGCATCACCCCCATGATGTTCGAGTTCAACCTTATCGAGCGCGCCAAGCAGAACCGCATGCGCATCGTGCTGCCCGAAGGGGTGGAGGAACGCGTCCTGCGCGCCGCCGACATCCTGGCCCGGCGCGAGGTTGCCGACATCATCCTGCTGGGCGACGCCGACAAGGTGGGCTCCAAGGTCAGCGAACTGGGGCTTGACCTGGACGGCGTGCAGATCATCCAGCCCAACCTGTCGCCCAAGTTCGAGGAATACGCCCAGGCCTACTTCGAACTGCGCAAGCACAAGGGCATCAGCATCGAACGCGCCCGCGACACCATGAACGACGTCACCTACTTCGGCACCATGATGGTGCACAAGGGCGACGCGGAAGGCATGGTCTCCGGCTCCATCAACACCACGGCGCACACCATCCGCCCGGCGTTCGAGTTCATCAAGACCAAGCCCGGCTTCTCCATCGTGTCCAGCGTGTTCCTGATGTGCCTGAAGGACCGCGTGCTGGCTTTCGGCGACTGCGCGGTGAACCCCAACCCCACGGCGGAGCAGCTGGCGGAAATCGCCATCAACGCGGCCCACACCGCGCGCATCTTCGGCATCGAGCCGCGCGTGGCCATGCTGTCGTACTCCACCGGCTCGTCCGGCAAGGGCGCCGACGTGGAAAAGGTCATCGAGGCCACCCGCATCGCCAAGGAACGCGCGCCGGAACTGCTGCTGGAAGGCCCGCTGCAGTACGACGCCGCCATCGACATGGACGTTGCGCGCACGAAGCTCCCCGGCAGCCAGGTGGCCGGCAGGGCCACGGTGTTCATCTTCCCCGACCTGAACACCGGCAACAACACTTACAAGGCCGTGCAGCGCGCCGCCGGGGCCGTGGCCATCGGCCCGGTGCTGCAGGGCCTGAACAAGCCCGTCAACGACCTGTCGCGCGGCTGCACGGTGCCCGACATCGTGAACACCGTGGCCATCACCGCCATTCAGGCGCAGGCCGAGAAGGGTCTTATCTAG
- a CDS encoding acetate kinase, protein MNVLVINSGSSSIKYQLIDMTTEKSLCSGLVERIGEGMGKLTHKIKPDTDAEEKIVLEQAFANHVEGMKKVVDLITDAEKGVIADKSEIYAVGHRVLLGGEEIKQSVRIDDWAKGIIRDYIPLGPLHNPANLAGIEVAEELFPHAPSVGVFDTEFHQTMPKKAYLYPLPYDLYKTLRIRRYGFHGTSHRYITKKTAEFLGKPLDQLNIITCHLGNGCSMAAVKNGKCVDTTMGITPLEGLMMGTRCGDIDPALVPFLMEKKGWSGAEIDTVMNKQSGLKGICGMNDMRDIHTARENGDEMAELAFEMFVYRIRKYIGSFAVVVGKLDAIVFTAGIGENDDHLRAAVCKDMDILGIDIDEAVNAKRSGQARHIGKPGQRVPVLVVPTNEELEIAQTTVAVLNGKN, encoded by the coding sequence ATGAACGTACTCGTCATCAACTCCGGCAGCTCGTCCATCAAGTACCAGCTCATCGACATGACCACCGAGAAGTCCCTGTGCTCCGGTCTTGTCGAGCGCATCGGCGAAGGCATGGGCAAACTGACCCACAAGATCAAGCCCGACACGGACGCCGAGGAAAAGATCGTCCTCGAACAGGCGTTCGCCAATCATGTCGAAGGCATGAAGAAAGTCGTGGACCTGATCACCGATGCCGAGAAGGGCGTCATCGCCGACAAGAGCGAAATCTACGCCGTGGGTCACCGCGTGCTGCTTGGCGGCGAAGAAATCAAGCAGTCCGTCAGGATCGACGACTGGGCCAAGGGCATCATCCGCGACTACATTCCGCTGGGTCCGCTGCACAACCCCGCCAACCTCGCGGGCATCGAAGTGGCGGAAGAACTCTTCCCGCATGCGCCTTCCGTGGGCGTGTTCGACACCGAGTTCCACCAGACCATGCCCAAGAAGGCGTACCTGTACCCGCTGCCCTACGACCTGTACAAGACGCTGCGCATCCGCCGCTACGGCTTCCACGGCACGTCGCACCGCTACATCACCAAGAAGACCGCCGAGTTCCTGGGCAAGCCCCTGGACCAGCTGAACATCATCACCTGCCACCTCGGCAACGGGTGCTCCATGGCCGCCGTGAAGAACGGCAAGTGCGTGGACACCACCATGGGCATCACCCCGCTGGAAGGCCTGATGATGGGCACCCGCTGCGGCGACATCGACCCCGCCCTGGTCCCCTTCCTGATGGAAAAGAAGGGCTGGTCCGGCGCCGAGATCGACACCGTGATGAACAAGCAGAGCGGCCTGAAGGGCATCTGCGGCATGAACGACATGCGCGACATCCACACCGCCCGTGAAAATGGCGACGAGATGGCGGAACTTGCGTTCGAGATGTTCGTCTACCGCATCCGCAAGTACATCGGCTCGTTCGCCGTTGTGGTGGGCAAGCTGGACGCCATCGTGTTCACCGCCGGCATCGGCGAGAACGACGACCACCTGCGCGCCGCGGTGTGCAAGGACATGGACATCCTGGGCATCGACATCGACGAGGCGGTCAACGCCAAGCGTTCGGGCCAGGCGCGCCACATCGGCAAGCCCGGCCAGCGGGTGCCCGTGCTGGTGGTGCCCACCAACGAAGAACTGGAAATCGCCCAGACCACCGTTGCCGTGCTGAACGGCAAGAACTAG
- a CDS encoding phosphotransacetylase family protein — protein MVGIYIGSTAARAGKNLVCMALGLALRQTGRNVGFMKPLGTLPRTVDEQTGDEDALLVQEVLGLSAPPEVLTPVIMPGNIRAAALSGGNALERVASAYGALSRGHDTMLVGGAGAFLTTGKARGVDGPSVVRRLDLKVLLVERYAHGIDYDAILYAKELLGDALAGVLCNDVPESYLRDAEEVLVPFLAERGVPVLGIVPNDPLLNAIKVSELAHRLGGRMVSGTARASRIVDGFLIGTMQVENFMAHFRRHANCATIVGGDRTDLQLVALEGQCPCLVLTGNIPPDEIIRARSEALGVPVIVVREDTYAVARKMEEILNSQKLRELVKIRRGADLVAHALDLARLTAQLGIQ, from the coding sequence ATGGTGGGCATCTACATCGGATCTACGGCGGCTCGGGCAGGCAAGAACCTTGTCTGCATGGCGCTTGGTCTTGCGCTGCGGCAGACCGGACGCAACGTGGGCTTCATGAAGCCTCTGGGAACGTTGCCCCGGACCGTGGACGAACAGACCGGCGACGAGGACGCCCTGCTGGTGCAGGAGGTGCTGGGGCTTTCCGCCCCGCCCGAAGTGCTCACCCCCGTGATCATGCCCGGCAACATCCGGGCGGCGGCCCTGTCTGGCGGCAACGCGCTGGAGCGCGTGGCCTCCGCCTACGGGGCGCTTTCGCGCGGGCACGACACCATGCTGGTGGGCGGTGCCGGCGCGTTCCTGACCACCGGCAAGGCGCGCGGCGTGGACGGCCCCTCGGTCGTCCGGCGGCTCGATCTCAAGGTGCTGCTGGTGGAACGGTATGCCCACGGCATCGACTACGATGCCATCCTGTACGCAAAGGAACTGCTGGGAGACGCCCTTGCGGGCGTCCTGTGCAACGACGTGCCCGAAAGCTACCTGCGCGACGCCGAAGAAGTGCTTGTCCCGTTCCTGGCGGAACGGGGCGTGCCCGTACTCGGCATCGTGCCCAACGACCCGCTCCTCAACGCCATCAAGGTGTCGGAGCTGGCGCACCGCCTGGGCGGTCGCATGGTCTCGGGCACCGCGCGGGCCAGCCGCATTGTGGACGGATTCCTCATCGGCACCATGCAGGTGGAGAACTTCATGGCGCACTTTCGGCGGCACGCCAACTGCGCAACCATCGTGGGTGGAGACCGGACGGACCTGCAACTTGTCGCACTGGAGGGGCAGTGCCCTTGCCTGGTCCTGACCGGAAACATCCCCCCCGATGAGATCATACGCGCCAGGTCAGAGGCGCTGGGGGTCCCGGTGATCGTGGTCCGCGAGGACACCTACGCCGTGGCCCGCAAGATGGAAGAGATCCTGAACAGCCAGAAGCTGCGCGAACTGGTCAAGATACGCCGCGGGGCCGACCTCGTGGCGCATGCCCTGGACCTGGCGCGGCTGACGGCGCAACTTGGCATTCAGTAA
- a CDS encoding LutC/YkgG family protein → MSAVNDLARLMREKAEAVGATVVELKDLKEAFAYALDVCDKKEACQLLVSGCEEKLSDKAEALCETKQDKVVAAPNLSEEEYAAFSALCAERGVKCIREGLRGHLAGIDIGVAHADMAIAETGTCVIDSTSEELRLSSMISEIHMAILPKSRIKATAFEGEQALNALINTGTPRYTAFITGPSRTADIERVLAIGVHGPLELHILMLED, encoded by the coding sequence ATGAGTGCTGTAAATGACCTTGCCCGGCTCATGCGTGAGAAGGCCGAGGCGGTCGGCGCCACCGTGGTGGAACTGAAGGACCTGAAAGAGGCCTTCGCCTACGCCCTCGACGTCTGTGACAAGAAGGAAGCCTGCCAGTTGCTGGTTTCCGGCTGCGAGGAAAAACTTTCGGACAAGGCCGAGGCCCTGTGCGAAACCAAGCAGGACAAGGTTGTGGCTGCCCCCAACCTTTCCGAGGAAGAATACGCCGCCTTCTCGGCCCTGTGCGCCGAACGCGGCGTGAAGTGCATCCGCGAAGGCCTGCGCGGCCATCTCGCGGGCATCGACATCGGCGTGGCCCATGCCGACATGGCCATCGCCGAAACCGGCACCTGCGTCATCGACTCCACCAGCGAGGAACTGCGCCTGTCCTCGATGATCAGCGAAATCCACATGGCCATCCTGCCCAAATCGCGCATCAAGGCCACGGCCTTCGAAGGCGAGCAGGCACTCAACGCGCTGATCAACACCGGCACGCCGCGCTACACCGCGTTCATCACCGGGCCCAGCCGCACCGCCGACATCGAGCGCGTGCTGGCCATCGGCGTGCACGGACCGCTGGAACTGCACATCCTGATGCTGGAGGACTAG
- the ldhH gene encoding L-lactate dehydrogenase (quinone) large subunit LdhH, producing the protein MQTAKTLKEYRKELRESLDNEFLREAMDKFATAYPVGRANAFRGLDEKAMIAEVAAAKDAAAKNMDGLYVQFKAEAEKRGVKVHMAKDAAEANEIIARIAKTSNCKKIVKSKSMTAEETLLNHRLEDDGLEVIETDLGEWIIQLRHEGPTHMVMPAIHLSRYQVADLFTEVTQQKQEVDIQRLVKVARRELRQHFVTADMGISGANFAIAESGTIGLVTNEGNARLVTTLPRVHVALCGLDKLTPSLNDALKSLRVLPRNATGQAITSYVTWITGANECKAAADEKKEMHIVFLDNGRRALAQDPLFSQVMRCVRCGACANVCPVYRLVGGHKMGHIYIGAIGLILTYFFHGKDKARNLVQNCINCESCKSICAGGIDLPRLIKEIRARLSEEDGAPVEATLLGKVLKNRKLFHTLLRFGKYAQKPVTGGTPYLRHLPQMFMKDHGFRALPAIADKAFRDEWETIRPRVSGAKLRVALFSGCVQDFVYPEQMKAAVKVLASRGVEMDFPMDQSCCGLPVQMMAERQATIDVARQNVMAFDAAKYDYILTLCASCASHLKEGYPNILAGQADMAGKVKLFSSKIIDFSSFVHDVLGMTADDFKGKGEKVAYHSSCHLCRGLGVVEQPRALIASSGSEYCPAQEEAVCCGFGGTFSMKFPELSKELLDKKLNNAEATGATRMVADCPGCIMQIRGGAEKRGSRMKVGHIAELLAENLK; encoded by the coding sequence ATGCAGACCGCCAAGACCCTGAAAGAATACCGCAAGGAACTGCGCGAATCCCTCGACAACGAGTTTCTGCGCGAGGCCATGGACAAGTTCGCCACGGCCTACCCCGTGGGCCGCGCCAATGCCTTCCGCGGGCTTGACGAAAAGGCCATGATCGCCGAAGTGGCCGCCGCAAAGGACGCCGCCGCCAAGAACATGGACGGGCTGTACGTCCAGTTCAAGGCAGAGGCCGAAAAGCGCGGCGTCAAGGTGCACATGGCGAAAGACGCCGCCGAGGCCAACGAGATCATCGCGCGCATCGCCAAGACCTCGAACTGCAAGAAGATCGTCAAGTCCAAGTCCATGACGGCGGAAGAAACGCTGCTCAACCACCGCCTGGAGGACGACGGCCTTGAAGTGATCGAGACCGACCTTGGCGAATGGATCATCCAGCTGCGCCACGAAGGGCCGACCCACATGGTCATGCCCGCCATCCACCTTTCGCGCTACCAGGTGGCCGACCTCTTCACCGAGGTGACCCAACAGAAGCAGGAAGTGGACATCCAGCGCCTGGTGAAGGTGGCCCGCCGCGAACTGCGCCAGCACTTCGTCACTGCCGACATGGGCATCTCGGGCGCCAACTTCGCCATTGCCGAATCGGGCACCATCGGCCTGGTCACCAACGAAGGCAACGCCCGCCTCGTCACCACGCTGCCCCGCGTGCACGTGGCCCTGTGCGGCCTGGACAAGCTGACCCCCAGCCTGAACGACGCCCTGAAGTCGCTGCGCGTGCTGCCCCGCAACGCCACCGGCCAGGCCATCACCTCGTACGTCACCTGGATCACCGGCGCCAACGAGTGCAAGGCTGCCGCCGACGAAAAGAAGGAAATGCACATCGTGTTCCTGGACAACGGCCGCCGCGCCCTGGCCCAGGACCCGCTGTTCTCGCAGGTGATGCGCTGCGTGCGCTGCGGCGCGTGCGCCAACGTGTGCCCGGTGTACCGTCTGGTGGGCGGCCACAAGATGGGCCACATCTACATCGGCGCCATCGGCCTCATCCTCACCTACTTCTTCCACGGCAAGGACAAGGCCCGCAACCTGGTGCAGAACTGCATCAACTGCGAATCGTGCAAGAGCATCTGCGCGGGCGGCATCGACCTGCCCCGCCTGATCAAGGAAATCCGCGCCCGCCTCAGCGAAGAGGACGGCGCACCCGTGGAAGCCACCCTGCTCGGCAAGGTGCTGAAGAACCGCAAGCTCTTCCACACCCTGCTGCGCTTCGGCAAGTACGCCCAGAAGCCGGTTACCGGCGGCACCCCGTACCTGCGCCACCTGCCGCAGATGTTCATGAAGGACCACGGGTTCCGCGCACTGCCCGCCATTGCGGACAAGGCCTTCCGCGACGAATGGGAAACCATCCGTCCGCGCGTGTCGGGCGCCAAGCTGCGCGTGGCCCTGTTCTCCGGCTGCGTGCAGGACTTCGTCTACCCCGAGCAGATGAAGGCCGCCGTCAAGGTGCTGGCCTCGCGCGGGGTGGAGATGGACTTCCCCATGGACCAGAGCTGCTGCGGCCTGCCCGTGCAGATGATGGCCGAACGCCAGGCCACCATCGACGTGGCGCGCCAGAACGTCATGGCGTTCGACGCGGCCAAGTACGACTACATCCTCACCCTGTGCGCCTCGTGCGCCTCGCACCTGAAGGAAGGCTACCCCAACATCCTGGCGGGGCAGGCCGACATGGCGGGCAAGGTGAAGCTGTTCTCCTCGAAGATCATCGACTTCAGCTCCTTCGTCCATGACGTGCTCGGCATGACCGCCGACGACTTCAAGGGCAAGGGCGAGAAGGTGGCCTACCACTCCTCGTGCCACCTGTGCCGTGGCCTTGGCGTGGTGGAACAGCCCCGCGCGCTCATTGCGTCTTCCGGCTCGGAATACTGCCCGGCGCAGGAAGAAGCGGTGTGCTGCGGCTTTGGCGGCACCTTCTCCATGAAGTTCCCGGAACTGTCCAAGGAACTGCTGGACAAGAAGCTGAACAACGCCGAAGCCACCGGCGCCACCCGCATGGTGGCCGACTGCCCCGGCTGCATCATGCAGATTCGCGGCGGCGCCGAAAAGCGCGGCAGCCGCATGAAGGTCGGCCATATCGCCGAACTTCTGGCCGAAAACCTGAAGTAA
- a CDS encoding methyl-accepting chemotaxis protein — MFRNFSIGARVIALLVFMVLFVTGVVGAFVATIDTVKEHGVTETQQVMLAEEKAKLQVATHSVALALGQLLADIPDDAARIETVRKAIDTIRFEKDQSGYYFVYQGTANVALPPNKSVQGKDLAETRDKNGVYFVRELSQRAASGGGFVEYIFPKPGKGDQPKLAYSEMIPGTKFWIGTGVYIDNIDEAKAAINSTLDGLARKALTWQLSVMAAILLLVVIPVCIMLIASIVRPLREATAAAQAVAEGNLEVRIEAKGRDEVSALQAALNTMVTTLKNNIADITEKQREAGRQADAARDSAQQAEEAMAKAAVATKEGILSAAERLDGVVRAIDHAADDISRRSEEISRGTDTQMARINETATAMEEMNATVLEVARNAGRAADQTEASRTKADEGSGMVGQTVKAMLDLKNLASNLKDNMHRLGQQSEAIGHVMNVINDIADQTNLLALNAAIEAARAGDAGRGFAVVADEVRKLAEKTMGATKEVGDSIKAIQDLARTNVTGMDDAVSAIDGAARLSGSSGELLQEIVTMAHDAAGQVQAIATAAEEQSAASEQIARSVEEIDRIARENGTLVNATNTDLRNLADQAAELRRLIEGMKKEAA, encoded by the coding sequence ATGTTCAGGAATTTCTCCATCGGCGCGCGCGTCATCGCGCTGCTCGTCTTCATGGTGCTGTTCGTCACCGGCGTGGTGGGCGCCTTCGTGGCCACCATAGACACGGTGAAGGAACATGGCGTCACCGAGACCCAGCAGGTAATGCTGGCAGAAGAGAAGGCCAAGCTGCAGGTGGCCACCCACTCCGTGGCCCTGGCGCTGGGCCAGTTGCTGGCCGACATACCCGATGATGCCGCCCGCATAGAGACGGTGCGCAAGGCCATCGACACCATCCGCTTCGAAAAGGACCAGTCCGGATACTACTTCGTATACCAGGGCACCGCCAACGTGGCCCTGCCCCCCAACAAGAGCGTGCAGGGCAAGGACCTGGCCGAAACCAGGGACAAGAACGGGGTGTACTTCGTGCGCGAACTGTCGCAGCGGGCGGCCTCCGGAGGGGGGTTCGTCGAGTACATCTTTCCCAAGCCGGGCAAGGGCGATCAGCCCAAGCTGGCCTATTCCGAAATGATTCCCGGCACCAAATTCTGGATCGGCACCGGGGTGTACATCGACAACATCGACGAGGCCAAGGCCGCCATCAACAGCACCCTGGACGGCCTGGCCCGCAAGGCCCTGACCTGGCAGCTTTCGGTCATGGCGGCGATCCTGCTTCTGGTCGTCATACCGGTGTGTATCATGCTCATCGCGTCCATCGTGCGACCGTTGCGTGAAGCCACGGCGGCGGCCCAGGCCGTGGCCGAGGGCAACCTGGAAGTGCGCATAGAGGCCAAGGGGCGCGACGAGGTTTCCGCCCTGCAGGCCGCGCTGAACACCATGGTCACCACGCTCAAGAACAACATTGCCGACATCACCGAAAAGCAGCGCGAGGCGGGCCGCCAGGCCGACGCCGCGCGCGACTCGGCCCAGCAGGCCGAGGAAGCCATGGCCAAGGCCGCCGTGGCCACCAAGGAAGGCATTCTTTCCGCCGCCGAACGGCTGGACGGCGTGGTACGCGCCATCGACCACGCGGCGGACGACATCTCGCGCCGGTCCGAGGAAATCAGCCGGGGCACCGACACCCAGATGGCCCGCATCAACGAAACGGCCACGGCCATGGAAGAAATGAACGCCACGGTGCTGGAAGTGGCGCGCAACGCGGGCCGCGCGGCGGACCAGACCGAGGCCTCGCGCACCAAGGCCGACGAAGGCTCGGGCATGGTCGGCCAGACCGTGAAGGCCATGCTGGACCTGAAAAACCTGGCCAGCAACCTCAAGGACAACATGCACCGCCTGGGGCAGCAGTCCGAAGCCATCGGCCACGTGATGAACGTGATCAACGACATCGCCGACCAGACCAACCTGCTGGCGCTGAACGCCGCCATCGAGGCGGCCCGAGCGGGCGACGCCGGGCGCGGATTCGCCGTGGTGGCCGACGAAGTGCGCAAGCTGGCGGAAAAGACCATGGGCGCCACCAAGGAAGTGGGCGATTCCATCAAGGCCATTCAGGACCTGGCCCGCACCAACGTCACCGGCATGGACGACGCGGTCAGCGCCATTGACGGCGCGGCGCGTCTTTCCGGAAGTTCCGGCGAGTTGTTGCAGGAAATCGTGACCATGGCCCACGACGCCGCCGGGCAGGTGCAGGCCATTGCCACGGCGGCAGAGGAACAGTCCGCCGCCAGCGAACAGATCGCCCGCTCGGTGGAGGAAATCGACCGCATCGCCCGCGAAAACGGCACGCTGGTCAACGCCACCAACACCGACCTGCGCAATCTGGCCGACCAGGCCGCCGAACTGCGCCGCCTGATCGAAGGCATGAAGAAGGAAGCCGCGTAA